A window of Thunnus thynnus chromosome 17, fThuThy2.1, whole genome shotgun sequence contains these coding sequences:
- the LOC137168655 gene encoding caskin-2-like isoform X2 — MGKEQDLLQAVKSGDLLSTQKLLSKLKSNRNKLLGSTKRLNVNYQDSDGFSALHHAALTGTTELLSALLEAQATVDIKDSNGMRPLHYAAWQGKADSVLLLLRSGASVNGVSLDGHIPLHLAAQYGHYEVSEMLLQHQSNPCLVNKAKKTPLDLACEFGRVKVAQLLLSSNMVVALLEGERKEPTDSAFTTPLHLAARNGHKDIIRLLLTAGIDINNTTKSGTALHEASLYGKTEVVRLLLDAGVDVNIRNTYNQTALDIVNQFTTSHASKEIKQLLRDATGVLQVRALKDYWNLHDPTALNIRAGDVIMVLEQHMDGRWKGHIHDSQRGTDRVGFFPPSIVEVISRRNGGTLSRHASLPTQRQQLLSRAPLSSSLSSAPQTDDSYTLYAPPTHVVLPLANGLAANTGLSPSRLSQSGCPFEDIWVLRDSCHAGDRNSVGSTGSVGSTRSAGSGQSTESNNASNGLQHNTGHHDNANKPAPSAVDSGHSDLSKQPDHPAGGTPRRQTVTVQRPAEQSFSQQFVRPQQLLEGKDAEAIYQWLSEFQLEQYTGNFISAGYDVPTISRMTPEDLTAIGVTKPGHRKKISIEINNLNIPEWLPEYIPSDLGEWLSAIGLPQYHKKLSENGYDSISIVRDLTWEDLQEIGITKLGHQKKLMLAVKKLCDIQRAILQAESGQGTLRRKAPGALHLVTIEPPDAGGECSSPHTPKMLTFQDSELSAELQTAMSSHYGGCEEGLAIKNAVGMSQSQESIDNRSRGSGRSQEPPTASINPHSWSQESLDGSPAKERNLPEGWDQRPLQQQLLPKQVPLGTATVFKYPAIPAKPKLSGSCGSSPHGSPALKGFSYLHSQCGSTDLNPSTRPEDYTQTLTHPKKRTHSLTRYALSDGEPDDEDEEPTLPTGNLPSYATLTRKPGRSQLARLQSSPEKNGNVGRSQSFAVRARKKGPPPPPPKRLSSVSSTTSGELSDSSTTSSAGGVVTDSPGSVRSITATLEGSTEVTNHPGLKLDLTEQEPPPPESRETPGVRRRVQSECVQTSSTEPDRGVKSDSEEEESKSHGLEASSSPQNSSSECIPFAEEGNLTIKQRPKAPGPPRAEAVLEPPEKPAGKNLEVPEFNLKESDTVKRRHKPKDKEQGGSSPSREAGSESDSSRPPSQSQEEVSLRISEASVERPASPATGSPIKPPLSPKPPAVAPKPVRHSLLAAQAAGPSSPAVTVSVVQSVAFTSPSSPAHVPLVPAPTPAHGPLVPAHGPLVPAPAPAHMPLVPAPAPVNVPLVPAQAPAHVPLVPAPAPAHGPLVLPPAPAHGPLVPSPAPAHGPLVPAPALAHGPLVSAPALAPAPSLSPAPQSPSLTAAKPQVCVVGPGLVPELSCGTEVVQQRLDQTSTSLEAALIAVERKLNLEDSDRANTVKSAGNILDDIGNMFDDLADQLDAMLD, encoded by the exons tctGAGATGCTGCTGCAGCATCAGTCCAACCCCTGTCTGGTCAACAAGGCCAAGAAGACTCCCCTCGATCTGGCCTGTGAGTTTGGACGAGTCAAG GTGGCCCAGCTGCTGCTGAGCAGTAACATGGTCGTGGCGTTGttggaaggagagaggaaggagccGACAGACTCGGCCTTCACCACCCCGCTGCACCTCGCCGCCCGCAACGGACACAAAGACATCATACG gctgctgctgacggCCGGCATCGACATCAACAACACCACCAAGTCTGGAACGGCTCTGCACGAAGCTTCGCTGTACGGGAAAACAGAGGTGGTGCGACTGCTGCTGGAC GCCGGAGTGGACGTGAACATCCGTAACACCTACAACCAGACGGCCCTGGACATCGTCAACCAGTTCACCACGTCGCACGCCAGCAAGGAAATCAAGCAGCTGCTGCGAG ACGCGACGGGCGTTTTGCAGGTCAGAGCTCTCAAGGACTACTGGAACCTCCACGACCCCACCGCCCTCAACATCCGAGCCGGAGACGTCATCATG GTGTTGGAGCAGCACATGGACGGACGCTGGAAGGGACACATCCACGACAGCCAGAGAGGGACGGATAGAGTCGGCTTCTTCCCTCCATCCATTGTGGAGGTCATCAGCAGACGAAACG GGGGCACCCTGTCCCGGCACGCCTCTCTGCCCACCCAGCGCCAGCAGCTGCTGTCCAGAGCCCCCCTCTCCTCCAGCCTAAGCTCCGCCCCTCAGACTGACGACTCCTACACTCTGTACGCCCCCCCCACCCATGTGGTGCTGCCACTAGCCAACGGCCTCGCTGCcaacacag GTCTGTCTCCAAGCCGTCTGTCTCAGTCCGGGTGTCCCTTCGAGGACATCTGGGTGCTCAGGGACTCGTGTCATG CCGGAGACAGAAACAGTGTTGGGAGCACCGGCAGCGTCGGCAGCACGCGCAGCGCCGGGAGCGGACAGAGCACCGAGAGCAACAACGCATCCAACGGACTCCAACACAACACCGGTCACCATGACAACGCTAACAAg CCGGCGCCCTCTGCTGTTGATTCTGGACACTCAGACCTCAGCAAACAGCCAGACCATCCTGCAG gTGGGACtcctcggaggcagacggtgacGGTGCAGAGGCCTGCAGAGCAGAGTTTCTCTCAGCAGTTTGTCCGTcctcagcagctgctggaggggAAG gaTGCAGAAGCCATCTATCAGTGGCTGAGCGAGTTCCAGCTGGAGCAGTACACTGGAAACTTTATCAGTGCTGGTTATGATGTCCCGACCATCAGCAGGATGACTCCCGAG GATCTGACAGCCATCGGAGTGACCAAACCAGGCCACCGCAAGAAAATCTCCATCGAGATCAACAACCTGAACATCCCTGAGTGGCTGCCGGAGTACATCCCA TCTGATCTGGGTGAGTGGCTCAGTGCCATCGGCCTCCCACAGTACCACAAGAAACTCTCTGAAAACGGCTACGACTCGATCAGCATAGTCAGAGACCTCACATGGGAGGATCTGCAGGAGATCGGCATCACCAAGCTGG GCCACCAGAAGAAGCTGATGCTGGCAGTGAAGAAGCTGTGTGACATCCAGAGGGCAATCCTTCAGGCTGAATCAGGCCAAGGCACGCTGCGACGCAAAGCCCCTGGAGCCCTCCATCTGGTCACCATTGAGCCGCCCGATGCTGGAGGTGAATGCTCTTCGCCTCACACCCCAAAGATGCTGACCTTCCAGGACAGCGAGCTGAGCGCAGAGCTGCAGACGGCCATGTCCAGCCACTATGGAGGCTGTGAAGAAGGCTTGGCCATCAAGAATGCTGTGGGGATGTCACAGAGCCAGGAGAGCATTGACAACAGGTCCAGAGGCTCTGGCCGCTCCCAGGAGCCTCCCACAGCTTCAATCAACCCCCACAGCTGGTCCCAGGAGAGCCTGGATGGCAGTCCTGCCAAGGAGAGGAACCTCCCTGAGGGCTGGGACCAGAGGCCCCTGCAGCAACAGCTGCTGCCCAAGCAGGTGCCTCTGGGTACAGCCACTGTGTTCAAGTACCCAGCCATCCCAGCGAAACCCAAACTGTCTGGCTCATGTGGATCCTCTCCTCACGGCTCCCCGGCACTGAAAGGTTTCAGCTACCTGCATTCTCAGTGTGGCTCCACAGACCTGAACCCATCTACCAGACCTGAGGACTACACCCAGACTCTGACGCATCCCAAGAAGCGCACTCATAGCCTGACCCGCTATGCTCTCTCAGACGGAGAGCCCGATGATGAAGACGAGGAACCTACTCTTCCTACTGGAAACTTGCCATCATACGCCACCTTAACCCGCAAACCCGGCCGCAGCCAGCTGGCTCGATTACAGTCGAGTCCAGAGAAGAACGGCAACGTGGGGCGCAGTCAGTCATTTGCAGTGCGCGCCCGAAAAAAAGgtccacctcctccccctcccaaGAGACTGAGCTCAGTGAGCAGCACCACCAGCGGGGAGCTGAGCGACAGCAGCACGACATCCTCTGCTGGTGGGGTGGTGACCGACAGTCCAGGGAGTGTGAGGAGCATCACAGCCACCCTGGAGGGCAGCACGGAGGTGACGAACCACCCAGGACTTAAACTAGACCTCACTGAGCAAGAACCGCCTCCCCCCGAGTCCAGAGAGACTCCAGGGGTGAGGAGGAGGGTGCAGAGCGAGTGTGTCCAGACCAGCAGCACCGAGCCAGACCGAGGGGTGAAGTCAGACTCAGAGGAAGAAGAATCTAAAAGTCACGGACTGGAAGCATCTTCATCTCCTCAGAACAGCTCCAGCGAGTGCATCCCCTTCGCTGAGGAAGGCAACCTGACTATCAAACAGAGGCCCAAAGCTCCGGGGCCGCCCAGGGCTGAAGCTGTGCTGGAGCCACCAGAGAAACCAGCAGGCAAAAACCTAGAGGTGCCCGAGTTTAACCTGAAGGAGTCAGACACAGTAAAGCGCCGACACAAACCCAAAGACAAGGAGCAGGGTGGAAGCTCCCCCAGCAGAGAGGCAGGCTCGGAGTCAGACAGCAGCAGGCCTCCGTCCCAGAGCCAGGAGGAGGTCAGTCTGAGGATCAGTGAGGCCAGTGTGGAGAGGCCAGCCAGTCCAGCTACAGGGTCCCCCATCAAACCTCCACTCTCCCCAAAACCTCCTGCAGTTGCCCCAAAACCTGTCCGCCATAGTCTGCTAGCAGCACAAG CAGCTGGACCCTCCTCTCCAGCTGTGACTGTCAGCGTGGTTCAGAGCGTGGCCTTCACCTCTCCGTCCTCTCCTGCTCATGTCCCCCTGGTCCCAGCCCCAACTCCAGCCCATGGGCCCCTGGTGCCAGCCCATGGGCCCCTGGTCCCAGCCCCGGCGCCAGCCCACATGCCCCTGGTCCCAGCCCCGGCGCCAGTCAACGTGCCCCTGGTCCCAGCCCAGGCGCCAGCCCACGTGCCCCTGGTCCCAGCCCCAGCACCAGCCCATGGGCCCCTGGTCCTGCCTCCAGCGCCAGCCCACGGGCCCCTGGTCCCATCCCCGGCGCCAGCCCACGGGCCCCTGGTCCCGGCCCCGGCTCTAGCCCATGGGCCCCTGGTCTCGGCTCCAGCTCTGGCCCCGGCTCCTTCCCTGTCCCCGGCCCCTCAGAGCCCCTCACTGACAGCAGCAAAGCCTCAGGTGTGCGTGGTGGGTCCGGGCCTCGTCCCCGAGCTGTCCTGCGGGACGGAAGTGGTCCAGCAGAGACTGGATCAGACCAGCACGTCTCTGGAAGCAGCTCTAATCGCCGTTGAGAGGAAACTGAACCTAGAGGACTCAGATAG AGCGAACACAGTGAAGTCAGCAGGGAACATTCTGGATGACATCGGCAACATGTTTGATGACCTGGCCGACCAGCTGGACGCCATGTTGGACTGA
- the LOC137168655 gene encoding caskin-2-like isoform X1 — protein MGKEQDLLQAVKSGDLLSTQKLLSKLKSNRNKLLGSTKRLNVNYQDSDGFSALHHAALTGTTELLSALLEAQATVDIKDSNGMRPLHYAAWQGKADSVLLLLRSGASVNGVSLDGHIPLHLAAQYGHYEVSEMLLQHQSNPCLVNKAKKTPLDLACEFGRVKVAQLLLSSNMVVALLEGERKEPTDSAFTTPLHLAARNGHKDIIRLLLTAGIDINNTTKSGTALHEASLYGKTEVVRLLLDAGVDVNIRNTYNQTALDIVNQFTTSHASKEIKQLLRDATGVLQVRALKDYWNLHDPTALNIRAGDVIMVLEQHMDGRWKGHIHDSQRGTDRVGFFPPSIVEVISRRNGGTLSRHASLPTQRQQLLSRAPLSSSLSSAPQTDDSYTLYAPPTHVVLPLANGLAANTGLSPSRLSQSGCPFEDIWVLRDSCHAGDRNSVGSTGSVGSTRSAGSGQSTESNNASNGLQHNTGHHDNANKPAPSAVDSGHSDLSKQPDHPAGGTPRRQTVTVQRPAEQSFSQQFVRPQQLLEGKDAEAIYQWLSEFQLEQYTGNFISAGYDVPTISRMTPEDLTAIGVTKPGHRKKISIEINNLNIPEWLPEYIPSDLGEWLSAIGLPQYHKKLSENGYDSISIVRDLTWEDLQEIGITKLGHQKKLMLAVKKLCDIQRAILQAESGQGTLRRKAPGALHLVTIEPPDAGGECSSPHTPKMLTFQDSELSAELQTAMSSHYGGCEEGLAIKNAVGMSQSQESIDNRSRGSGRSQEPPTASINPHSWSQESLDGSPAKERNLPEGWDQRPLQQQLLPKQVPLGTATVFKYPAIPAKPKLSGSCGSSPHGSPALKGFSYLHSQCGSTDLNPSTRPEDYTQTLTHPKKRTHSLTRYALSDGEPDDEDEEPTLPTGNLPSYATLTRKPGRSQLARLQSSPEKNGNVGRSQSFAVRARKKGPPPPPPKRLSSVSSTTSGELSDSSTTSSAGGVVTDSPGSVRSITATLEGSTEVTNHPGLKLDLTEQEPPPPESRETPGVRRRVQSECVQTSSTEPDRGVKSDSEEEESKSHGLEASSSPQNSSSECIPFAEEGNLTIKQRPKAPGPPRAEAVLEPPEKPAGKNLEVPEFNLKESDTVKRRHKPKDKEQGGSSPSREAGSESDSSRPPSQSQEEVSLRISEASVERPASPATGSPIKPPLSPKPPAVAPKPVRHSLLAAQAAGPSSPAVTVSVVQSVAFTSPSSPAHVPLVPAPTPAHGPLVPAHGPLVPAPAPAHMPLVPAPAPVNVPLVPAQAPAHVPLVPAPAPAHGPLVLPPAPAHGPLVPSPAPAHGPLVPAPALAHGPLVSAPALAPAPSLSPAPQSPSLTAAKPQVCVVGPGLVPELSCGTEVVQQRLDQTSTSLEAALIAVERKLNLEDSDSRANTVKSAGNILDDIGNMFDDLADQLDAMLD, from the exons tctGAGATGCTGCTGCAGCATCAGTCCAACCCCTGTCTGGTCAACAAGGCCAAGAAGACTCCCCTCGATCTGGCCTGTGAGTTTGGACGAGTCAAG GTGGCCCAGCTGCTGCTGAGCAGTAACATGGTCGTGGCGTTGttggaaggagagaggaaggagccGACAGACTCGGCCTTCACCACCCCGCTGCACCTCGCCGCCCGCAACGGACACAAAGACATCATACG gctgctgctgacggCCGGCATCGACATCAACAACACCACCAAGTCTGGAACGGCTCTGCACGAAGCTTCGCTGTACGGGAAAACAGAGGTGGTGCGACTGCTGCTGGAC GCCGGAGTGGACGTGAACATCCGTAACACCTACAACCAGACGGCCCTGGACATCGTCAACCAGTTCACCACGTCGCACGCCAGCAAGGAAATCAAGCAGCTGCTGCGAG ACGCGACGGGCGTTTTGCAGGTCAGAGCTCTCAAGGACTACTGGAACCTCCACGACCCCACCGCCCTCAACATCCGAGCCGGAGACGTCATCATG GTGTTGGAGCAGCACATGGACGGACGCTGGAAGGGACACATCCACGACAGCCAGAGAGGGACGGATAGAGTCGGCTTCTTCCCTCCATCCATTGTGGAGGTCATCAGCAGACGAAACG GGGGCACCCTGTCCCGGCACGCCTCTCTGCCCACCCAGCGCCAGCAGCTGCTGTCCAGAGCCCCCCTCTCCTCCAGCCTAAGCTCCGCCCCTCAGACTGACGACTCCTACACTCTGTACGCCCCCCCCACCCATGTGGTGCTGCCACTAGCCAACGGCCTCGCTGCcaacacag GTCTGTCTCCAAGCCGTCTGTCTCAGTCCGGGTGTCCCTTCGAGGACATCTGGGTGCTCAGGGACTCGTGTCATG CCGGAGACAGAAACAGTGTTGGGAGCACCGGCAGCGTCGGCAGCACGCGCAGCGCCGGGAGCGGACAGAGCACCGAGAGCAACAACGCATCCAACGGACTCCAACACAACACCGGTCACCATGACAACGCTAACAAg CCGGCGCCCTCTGCTGTTGATTCTGGACACTCAGACCTCAGCAAACAGCCAGACCATCCTGCAG gTGGGACtcctcggaggcagacggtgacGGTGCAGAGGCCTGCAGAGCAGAGTTTCTCTCAGCAGTTTGTCCGTcctcagcagctgctggaggggAAG gaTGCAGAAGCCATCTATCAGTGGCTGAGCGAGTTCCAGCTGGAGCAGTACACTGGAAACTTTATCAGTGCTGGTTATGATGTCCCGACCATCAGCAGGATGACTCCCGAG GATCTGACAGCCATCGGAGTGACCAAACCAGGCCACCGCAAGAAAATCTCCATCGAGATCAACAACCTGAACATCCCTGAGTGGCTGCCGGAGTACATCCCA TCTGATCTGGGTGAGTGGCTCAGTGCCATCGGCCTCCCACAGTACCACAAGAAACTCTCTGAAAACGGCTACGACTCGATCAGCATAGTCAGAGACCTCACATGGGAGGATCTGCAGGAGATCGGCATCACCAAGCTGG GCCACCAGAAGAAGCTGATGCTGGCAGTGAAGAAGCTGTGTGACATCCAGAGGGCAATCCTTCAGGCTGAATCAGGCCAAGGCACGCTGCGACGCAAAGCCCCTGGAGCCCTCCATCTGGTCACCATTGAGCCGCCCGATGCTGGAGGTGAATGCTCTTCGCCTCACACCCCAAAGATGCTGACCTTCCAGGACAGCGAGCTGAGCGCAGAGCTGCAGACGGCCATGTCCAGCCACTATGGAGGCTGTGAAGAAGGCTTGGCCATCAAGAATGCTGTGGGGATGTCACAGAGCCAGGAGAGCATTGACAACAGGTCCAGAGGCTCTGGCCGCTCCCAGGAGCCTCCCACAGCTTCAATCAACCCCCACAGCTGGTCCCAGGAGAGCCTGGATGGCAGTCCTGCCAAGGAGAGGAACCTCCCTGAGGGCTGGGACCAGAGGCCCCTGCAGCAACAGCTGCTGCCCAAGCAGGTGCCTCTGGGTACAGCCACTGTGTTCAAGTACCCAGCCATCCCAGCGAAACCCAAACTGTCTGGCTCATGTGGATCCTCTCCTCACGGCTCCCCGGCACTGAAAGGTTTCAGCTACCTGCATTCTCAGTGTGGCTCCACAGACCTGAACCCATCTACCAGACCTGAGGACTACACCCAGACTCTGACGCATCCCAAGAAGCGCACTCATAGCCTGACCCGCTATGCTCTCTCAGACGGAGAGCCCGATGATGAAGACGAGGAACCTACTCTTCCTACTGGAAACTTGCCATCATACGCCACCTTAACCCGCAAACCCGGCCGCAGCCAGCTGGCTCGATTACAGTCGAGTCCAGAGAAGAACGGCAACGTGGGGCGCAGTCAGTCATTTGCAGTGCGCGCCCGAAAAAAAGgtccacctcctccccctcccaaGAGACTGAGCTCAGTGAGCAGCACCACCAGCGGGGAGCTGAGCGACAGCAGCACGACATCCTCTGCTGGTGGGGTGGTGACCGACAGTCCAGGGAGTGTGAGGAGCATCACAGCCACCCTGGAGGGCAGCACGGAGGTGACGAACCACCCAGGACTTAAACTAGACCTCACTGAGCAAGAACCGCCTCCCCCCGAGTCCAGAGAGACTCCAGGGGTGAGGAGGAGGGTGCAGAGCGAGTGTGTCCAGACCAGCAGCACCGAGCCAGACCGAGGGGTGAAGTCAGACTCAGAGGAAGAAGAATCTAAAAGTCACGGACTGGAAGCATCTTCATCTCCTCAGAACAGCTCCAGCGAGTGCATCCCCTTCGCTGAGGAAGGCAACCTGACTATCAAACAGAGGCCCAAAGCTCCGGGGCCGCCCAGGGCTGAAGCTGTGCTGGAGCCACCAGAGAAACCAGCAGGCAAAAACCTAGAGGTGCCCGAGTTTAACCTGAAGGAGTCAGACACAGTAAAGCGCCGACACAAACCCAAAGACAAGGAGCAGGGTGGAAGCTCCCCCAGCAGAGAGGCAGGCTCGGAGTCAGACAGCAGCAGGCCTCCGTCCCAGAGCCAGGAGGAGGTCAGTCTGAGGATCAGTGAGGCCAGTGTGGAGAGGCCAGCCAGTCCAGCTACAGGGTCCCCCATCAAACCTCCACTCTCCCCAAAACCTCCTGCAGTTGCCCCAAAACCTGTCCGCCATAGTCTGCTAGCAGCACAAG CAGCTGGACCCTCCTCTCCAGCTGTGACTGTCAGCGTGGTTCAGAGCGTGGCCTTCACCTCTCCGTCCTCTCCTGCTCATGTCCCCCTGGTCCCAGCCCCAACTCCAGCCCATGGGCCCCTGGTGCCAGCCCATGGGCCCCTGGTCCCAGCCCCGGCGCCAGCCCACATGCCCCTGGTCCCAGCCCCGGCGCCAGTCAACGTGCCCCTGGTCCCAGCCCAGGCGCCAGCCCACGTGCCCCTGGTCCCAGCCCCAGCACCAGCCCATGGGCCCCTGGTCCTGCCTCCAGCGCCAGCCCACGGGCCCCTGGTCCCATCCCCGGCGCCAGCCCACGGGCCCCTGGTCCCGGCCCCGGCTCTAGCCCATGGGCCCCTGGTCTCGGCTCCAGCTCTGGCCCCGGCTCCTTCCCTGTCCCCGGCCCCTCAGAGCCCCTCACTGACAGCAGCAAAGCCTCAGGTGTGCGTGGTGGGTCCGGGCCTCGTCCCCGAGCTGTCCTGCGGGACGGAAGTGGTCCAGCAGAGACTGGATCAGACCAGCACGTCTCTGGAAGCAGCTCTAATCGCCGTTGAGAGGAAACTGAACCTAGAGGACTCAGATAG CAGAGCGAACACAGTGAAGTCAGCAGGGAACATTCTGGATGACATCGGCAACATGTTTGATGACCTGGCCGACCAGCTGGACGCCATGTTGGACTGA